The following proteins come from a genomic window of Aequorivita marisscotiae:
- a CDS encoding T9SS type A sorting domain-containing protein: MKRFLFFSILGIFCLTISAQTKTWVGPSGGNFNVDGNWDPFGVPSSTHDVIIPTGSVMTFNASANIKSFDFQGNAMVTIEHNISTSSVSSISTNVIVTWTTGQLSGNGTINNLGIVNIVEGPSSSQTLRDQLILNNEGTINFNDSGLFKMGYGTPTLNNLPTGILNLNTDTSIVGGNSQWGSIVNTGLIKRAQGTGVFEINAPLLNNNGTILVESGTLQFTKENTVLTDGTYNVATNGTLEWSIGINPGIICEGTLSGQLDGPINWNRKLSVATGTEAIFDFDGPAGVNWFQGDLQDDGTLTNLGILNIVDGGQSTAIRDQITLNNEGTININESGQVKLGYGNPSLNNLPTGVINLNSDGLIVGGNSQWGTIVNTGLIKRAQGTGVFEINAPLLNNNGTILVESGTLQFTKENTVLTDGIYNVATNGILEWHIGSNPGIICEGTLSGQLAGPINWNRKLSVATGTEAIFDFDGPAGVNWFQGDLQDNGTLYNLGILNIADGGQSTAIRDQITLNNEGTINVNESGQVKLGYGNPTLNNLPTGVINLNTNGSIVGGNSEWGTIVNTGIIKRAQEAGTFNIQSNVNNTGSGKIIAETGNLEFSRSLQGDGILMGNGSVQLGSNIIFEGTLSPGGYPGTLTHINDYASSTNAILAIEIYGPNAGSQFDVYDVQGDAILEGTILVDLNYEANLNDEFVILTANDITTCNLPASVTAHHDGHNYTFDVICNPNDVTLKVSNIVLGTEENSLSNLTLFPNPSNGQFIINLGQEYTNVSVQITNMLGQLISEENYTSAKTIEQQINASAGMYFVKVSTAKEGSNTLRIIKQ; the protein is encoded by the coding sequence ATGAAACGATTTTTATTTTTCTCGATTTTAGGTATTTTTTGCTTGACAATTTCAGCACAGACAAAAACATGGGTGGGACCTTCTGGCGGCAACTTTAATGTAGATGGCAATTGGGATCCATTTGGTGTACCAAGTTCAACTCATGATGTTATAATTCCCACAGGAAGTGTTATGACTTTTAATGCTTCAGCAAATATTAAATCTTTTGATTTTCAAGGAAATGCAATGGTTACAATAGAACATAATATTTCCACGTCCTCTGTTTCTTCTATCTCAACCAATGTGATTGTTACTTGGACCACTGGACAGTTAAGTGGGAATGGCACAATTAATAACCTTGGAATAGTTAATATAGTTGAAGGCCCTTCATCCTCTCAAACACTTAGGGACCAATTGATTCTGAACAATGAAGGAACAATCAATTTTAATGACTCTGGACTCTTTAAAATGGGTTACGGAACTCCAACACTTAACAACTTACCTACGGGAATTCTCAATCTAAATACAGACACATCAATTGTAGGAGGTAATAGTCAGTGGGGATCTATCGTAAACACAGGTTTAATAAAAAGAGCACAGGGAACAGGTGTTTTTGAAATAAATGCTCCATTACTAAATAACAATGGAACTATTTTAGTGGAAAGCGGAACCTTGCAATTTACTAAAGAAAATACCGTGCTAACCGATGGTACTTATAATGTAGCGACCAATGGTACTCTGGAATGGAGCATTGGAATTAACCCAGGAATAATCTGCGAAGGCACTCTTAGCGGGCAACTGGACGGGCCCATAAATTGGAACAGAAAGTTAAGTGTTGCAACAGGAACGGAAGCCATTTTCGATTTTGATGGGCCAGCTGGTGTTAATTGGTTCCAAGGAGACCTTCAAGATGATGGCACTCTTACCAATCTTGGAATACTTAATATAGTAGATGGTGGTCAAAGCACAGCCATCAGGGACCAAATAACCCTAAACAATGAAGGAACTATAAATATTAATGAATCTGGTCAAGTTAAATTAGGATATGGTAATCCAAGCTTGAACAATCTTCCCACAGGAGTTATCAACTTAAATTCTGATGGTTTAATTGTAGGAGGCAATAGTCAGTGGGGAACTATCGTAAACACAGGTTTAATAAAAAGAGCACAGGGAACAGGTGTTTTTGAAATAAATGCTCCATTATTAAATAACAATGGAACTATTTTAGTGGAAAGCGGAACTTTGCAATTTACTAAAGAAAATACCGTACTGACCGATGGTATTTATAATGTAGCGACCAACGGTATTCTGGAATGGCACATTGGAAGTAACCCTGGAATAATCTGTGAAGGCACCCTTAGCGGGCAACTGGCCGGGCCCATAAATTGGAACAGAAAGCTAAGTGTTGCAACAGGAACGGAAGCCATTTTCGATTTTGATGGACCAGCTGGTGTTAATTGGTTCCAGGGAGACCTTCAAGACAATGGCACTCTTTATAATCTTGGGATACTTAATATAGCAGACGGTGGTCAAAGCACAGCCATCAGAGACCAAATAACCTTAAACAATGAAGGAACTATAAATGTAAATGAATCTGGTCAAGTTAAATTAGGGTATGGTAATCCAACCTTGAACAATCTGCCCACAGGAGTTATCAATTTAAACACAAATGGTTCAATTGTAGGAGGCAATAGTGAGTGGGGAACCATTGTAAATACAGGGATTATAAAGAGAGCACAAGAAGCAGGAACTTTCAACATACAAAGCAATGTAAACAATACAGGGTCAGGGAAAATCATTGCCGAAACTGGCAATTTAGAGTTTAGTAGATCCTTACAAGGTGATGGTATTTTAATGGGAAATGGATCGGTACAACTTGGAAGTAACATTATTTTTGAAGGCACCCTTTCGCCAGGTGGCTACCCCGGAACTTTAACCCATATTAACGATTATGCCTCATCAACCAATGCGATCTTAGCCATTGAAATATACGGACCAAACGCTGGCTCTCAATTTGATGTATATGATGTCCAGGGAGATGCCATTTTAGAAGGCACTATTCTCGTAGACTTAAACTACGAAGCAAATTTAAATGATGAATTTGTAATTCTTACGGCAAACGACATTACAACTTGTAACCTACCGGCAAGCGTTACTGCACATCACGACGGCCATAATTATACTTTTGATGTAATCTGCAACCCAAATGATGTTACGCTAAAAGTAAGCAACATTGTTTTGGGAACCGAAGAAAATTCTCTGAGCAATCTAACCCTGTTTCCAAACCCTTCAAATGGGCAATTCATTATAAACCTTGGTCAGGAATATACAAATGTTTCTGTGCAAATTACAAACATGCTCGGGCAACTTATATCTGAAGAAAATTACACTTCGGCAAAAACAATAGAACAGCAGATAAATGCTTCGGCAGGCATGTATTTCGTAAAAGTGAGCACAGCTAAAGAAGGATCCAACACTTTAAGGATTATAAAACAGTAG
- a CDS encoding RNA polymerase sigma factor, whose protein sequence is MEDTLTQGKFKLLDAFLNNEEATIREFYIAEYPKTKYYILKNGGTIDNAKDVFQEAYFVCWKKLSSRKFQPKNEKEIEAYLFTIARNKWIDQTRTVAKRKTTSINDKMYQLAADDTPASELNKKDMQLTITLAAFENLGQGCKDLLTQFYFHKMSLRNIAENLNIEEASAKNKKYRCIQKLKELALGKN, encoded by the coding sequence ATGGAAGATACACTCACTCAAGGAAAATTTAAACTATTGGATGCTTTCTTAAATAATGAGGAGGCAACAATACGTGAATTTTATATTGCCGAATATCCGAAAACAAAATATTACATCCTTAAAAATGGAGGCACTATAGATAATGCCAAAGATGTTTTTCAGGAAGCTTATTTTGTTTGTTGGAAAAAACTGAGCTCGCGAAAGTTTCAGCCAAAAAACGAAAAAGAGATAGAAGCATATCTATTTACAATAGCCAGAAACAAATGGATAGACCAAACAAGAACTGTAGCTAAAAGAAAAACAACTTCAATAAACGATAAAATGTATCAACTAGCAGCAGATGACACACCAGCGAGTGAACTGAACAAAAAGGACATGCAACTAACTATAACATTGGCTGCTTTTGAAAACCTTGGCCAAGGATGTAAAGATTTGCTCACGCAGTTTTATTTCCACAAAATGTCTTTACGGAATATTGCGGAAAATCTAAATATTGAAGAAGCCTCGGCTAAAAACAAAAAATACAGGTGCATTCAAAAATTAAAGGAATTGGCACTTGGCAAAAACTAG
- a CDS encoding tetratricopeptide repeat protein gives MKSPIEINSLEWDIIETYLDQNNVSEEALLSDKKLNQISNLSEKIAHVKQVRIEIEDSIRQSKIKEFHEHISADQKGLYIQKGAAKKTKSTTIWYSIAAVLVVLFGIFWLLQNTNSPEKIFAAHFEADPGLRTVMGTTNNYSFYEGMIVYKREEYKEAINWWQKLLPEKANNDTLNYFLGVAYLAEGNAEKSLDYLEPSSKFNEGIFKEDAAYYTALAKIKLGQMEAAKQLLKQHPSERNNKLLKALNK, from the coding sequence ATGAAATCCCCAATTGAAATAAACTCGTTAGAATGGGACATAATAGAAACGTATCTGGACCAAAATAATGTTTCAGAAGAAGCACTATTGTCAGATAAAAAACTCAACCAAATTTCAAACCTATCCGAAAAAATAGCACACGTAAAACAAGTAAGAATAGAGATTGAAGACAGTATCCGCCAATCGAAAATCAAGGAATTTCACGAGCACATTTCAGCTGATCAAAAAGGTTTATACATACAAAAAGGTGCAGCAAAAAAAACGAAATCAACGACAATATGGTATTCTATTGCCGCGGTATTGGTCGTATTATTTGGAATATTTTGGTTATTGCAAAACACCAATTCTCCAGAAAAAATATTTGCAGCTCATTTTGAAGCAGACCCTGGTTTGCGAACAGTAATGGGCACGACAAACAACTATAGTTTTTACGAAGGAATGATAGTTTATAAACGCGAAGAATACAAAGAAGCTATTAATTGGTGGCAAAAGCTGCTCCCCGAAAAAGCAAACAATGACACTCTAAATTACTTTTTAGGAGTGGCCTATTTAGCCGAAGGAAATGCTGAAAAATCATTAGACTATTTAGAACCTTCCAGTAAATTCAATGAAGGTATTTTTAAAGAAGATGCCGCATATTACACAGCATTGGCAAAAATAAAATTAGGACAAATGGAAGCAGCAAAACAACTGTTAAAACAGCATCCTTCTGAAAGAAATAACAAGTTACTAAAGGCTCTAAACAAATAA
- a CDS encoding CHAT domain-containing protein — MVFKYNNFLLLILTAFLVFSQKSFGQDTDLSGIKLIDGYLLNNQLKEADIALHTQIENFKQAKQIDSLAQYTVYVGKVAFLKSNPNNAAKKADAFFKNLITLGASKRAQHKALYGLSQLYEELGNITESFNAAEKSLNTIRSVPNATHNEIGEAYYALTYSYYISGKFLDANKQAKKALSELKKSEIKNYKKISDVNNFFGIMMWRSQKLDSAQYFFENAIKTLQKIQGDSVYKVYSSSGIKLNMALVMEARGNISESIQTLERLIQDCNFVINESKDVRVVSRSKRLKWTGISNLGSLYTNIGHVNRANKLMAYIYNNRDQLYLPGDPEIPRALILLAQSQMALKETGSAVVSLEKALAIYETDSSPDVYWQAIAIANLASCYDLKGEIEKAEKSYSDAEKLYKIALGENLDDTYLGFAQDKSLFLAKNGKDEAALTTSLNAYKYLKKNGGENNSDLIAHTLNLSEVYYTIGDFAKAAEWSQKGIDYIDARTQNKSTRLDVLKLTYRKPLLILAKSEALYAQNTSKDSIFLKSLLKNLGDAFKILEEQKALISKDDNVNVLYSNFLGLYNFTKQLYYDLYTQTDNKKYLTKLIETHENSVYYTIRSKLMLQDKINFADVPQAVIKRESELKNEAVNLSALSEDSSSSFQNYLDASTIYNLFLDSLKTAYPKYYQMKYATLDASLKDLQKYIPANTTIIRYLFIEKNLYGIVLDSKNRSILPLKYKSVKNHIEKLSDPKVTFEVESNLLYELYQQLWKPLSNRISNEKIVVIPDGPLFNLSFETLTPSKIKSYKELATTSLLASYSISYNFSLLLLNEDKKPKMFSENFVAFAPGFTKKMKSEYKIAITDSVNSDIAYLTLLSQPSSVELAENYSKIFDGQSFINENSTKQIFKANAGDHKIIHIGTHAESNNVSPEFSRLIFAKKYARDNSYDENSLYTYEIYNTNLNSNLAILTACETGKPTYQPGEGMISLAHAFNYAGSESILTSLWQIDEESSVKIIQNFYENLAEGMAKDEALRQAKLNYIATAKGRTVSPQYWAGMVLIGDTAPIQLQHNFNPIWWWVLGFLLIGVFIIFLLKRKKINKA, encoded by the coding sequence ATGGTATTTAAATACAACAATTTTTTACTTTTAATCCTGACCGCTTTTTTAGTTTTCTCCCAAAAGAGCTTCGGTCAAGACACAGATTTATCTGGCATTAAATTAATAGACGGTTATCTATTAAACAATCAATTAAAAGAGGCAGATATTGCACTACATACGCAAATTGAAAATTTTAAACAGGCCAAACAAATAGATTCTTTGGCGCAATACACAGTATATGTGGGGAAGGTTGCGTTCTTAAAAAGCAACCCAAATAATGCAGCCAAAAAAGCCGATGCATTTTTTAAAAACCTAATAACACTGGGAGCATCCAAACGCGCCCAGCATAAAGCACTGTACGGGCTTTCTCAACTTTATGAGGAATTGGGAAACATCACCGAATCTTTCAATGCTGCTGAAAAATCACTAAATACAATACGATCAGTCCCCAATGCAACGCACAACGAAATTGGCGAGGCATACTATGCGTTAACGTATTCCTATTACATATCCGGAAAATTTTTAGACGCCAACAAACAGGCTAAAAAAGCACTTTCAGAATTAAAAAAATCCGAGATAAAGAACTATAAAAAAATCTCCGACGTCAACAATTTTTTTGGCATTATGATGTGGCGGTCCCAAAAATTAGACAGTGCGCAATACTTCTTTGAAAACGCTATCAAAACCTTACAAAAAATACAGGGCGATTCGGTTTATAAAGTGTATTCCTCCTCAGGCATTAAATTGAATATGGCCCTGGTAATGGAAGCTCGTGGCAATATTTCTGAATCCATACAAACACTGGAAAGGCTCATTCAAGATTGCAATTTTGTTATAAATGAATCAAAAGATGTTCGTGTTGTTTCGCGCAGTAAACGTTTAAAATGGACCGGTATTTCAAACCTCGGTTCGCTTTATACTAATATTGGCCACGTAAATAGAGCCAATAAACTTATGGCGTACATTTACAATAATCGTGATCAATTATACCTCCCAGGCGACCCAGAAATTCCACGTGCGCTTATATTGTTAGCCCAATCGCAAATGGCATTAAAGGAAACAGGCAGCGCTGTTGTTTCCTTAGAAAAAGCACTCGCCATCTACGAGACCGATTCCAGTCCGGATGTATATTGGCAAGCTATTGCAATTGCCAATCTTGCAAGTTGTTACGACCTAAAGGGCGAAATTGAAAAGGCGGAAAAATCATACAGCGATGCCGAAAAATTATACAAAATCGCCCTAGGAGAAAACCTAGACGATACCTACTTAGGTTTTGCACAGGATAAAAGCTTGTTTTTGGCGAAAAACGGTAAAGATGAAGCAGCATTAACCACTTCTTTAAACGCCTATAAGTATTTAAAAAAGAACGGAGGCGAAAACAATAGCGACCTCATTGCTCATACTCTAAACCTTTCAGAAGTGTATTATACTATTGGCGACTTCGCAAAAGCCGCCGAATGGAGCCAAAAAGGAATAGATTATATTGATGCCCGCACTCAAAACAAAAGTACCCGTTTAGATGTATTAAAATTGACCTACCGCAAACCATTGTTGATTTTAGCGAAATCAGAAGCACTTTACGCACAAAACACTTCCAAAGATTCTATTTTTCTCAAAAGTCTTTTGAAAAATTTGGGCGATGCCTTCAAAATTCTTGAGGAACAGAAAGCCCTGATTTCAAAAGACGATAATGTAAATGTGCTGTATTCAAATTTTTTGGGGCTTTACAATTTCACAAAACAGCTGTATTATGATTTATACACCCAAACCGACAATAAAAAATACCTTACAAAGCTTATTGAAACTCACGAAAACAGTGTTTATTACACCATCCGCTCCAAGTTGATGCTTCAAGATAAAATCAATTTTGCAGATGTTCCGCAAGCTGTTATAAAAAGGGAAAGCGAGTTAAAAAATGAAGCCGTTAACCTCAGCGCTTTAAGTGAAGATTCATCTTCGTCATTTCAAAATTATCTCGACGCGAGTACTATTTATAATTTGTTTTTAGATTCTTTGAAAACAGCCTATCCCAAATATTACCAAATGAAGTATGCCACATTGGATGCTTCACTTAAAGATTTACAAAAATATATTCCCGCCAACACTACTATAATTCGCTATTTGTTTATCGAAAAAAATTTGTACGGAATTGTTTTGGATAGCAAAAACCGAAGTATTCTTCCCCTAAAATACAAATCTGTAAAAAATCATATTGAAAAGTTAAGCGATCCAAAAGTAACTTTTGAAGTAGAATCCAACTTGCTTTATGAACTTTATCAGCAATTGTGGAAACCTTTGAGCAACCGTATTAGTAATGAAAAAATAGTTGTTATTCCAGATGGTCCATTATTCAACTTAAGTTTTGAAACCCTAACGCCTTCAAAAATAAAAAGCTATAAAGAACTTGCCACTACTAGTTTGCTGGCGAGCTATTCCATTTCGTACAACTTTAGTCTATTGCTTTTAAACGAAGACAAAAAGCCCAAAATGTTTTCTGAAAATTTTGTTGCCTTTGCTCCTGGTTTCACTAAAAAAATGAAAAGCGAATACAAAATCGCCATTACAGATTCGGTAAATAGCGACATTGCCTACCTTACTTTGCTATCGCAACCAAGTAGTGTAGAATTGGCCGAGAATTACTCTAAAATTTTTGATGGGCAATCGTTTATAAATGAAAATTCAACCAAGCAAATTTTTAAAGCCAATGCTGGCGATCACAAAATAATTCACATTGGCACACATGCAGAAAGCAACAACGTAAGTCCTGAGTTTTCCCGGCTTATTTTTGCGAAAAAATACGCGCGCGATAACAGCTACGACGAAAATTCATTGTACACTTATGAAATTTACAACACAAACCTAAACTCAAATTTAGCTATCCTAACGGCCTGCGAAACTGGAAAACCTACGTACCAGCCCGGTGAGGGAATGATTTCTTTGGCACACGCCTTCAACTATGCCGGTAGCGAAAGCATCTTGACCAGTCTTTGGCAAATTGATGAAGAAAGCAGCGTGAAGATTATTCAAAATTTTTACGAAAATCTCGCCGAAGGAATGGCAAAAGATGAAGCTTTGAGACAAGCAAAACTAAACTACATTGCAACTGCCAAAGGCCGCACCGTATCGCCCCAATATTGGGCAGGCATGGTCTTGATTGGTGACACTGCTCCCATTCAATTACAACACAATTTCAATCCTATTTGGTGGTGGGTTTTAGGATTTTTATTAATAGGTGTCTTCATTATTTTTCTTCTCAAAAGAAAGAAAATAAACAAAGCATAA
- a CDS encoding T9SS type A sorting domain-containing protein, protein MKRLLFFSVLSIFCFTASAQNWVQLGNDINGKAPGDDFGRWASLSADGNTVAGGAQYNDDAGNDAGQVRVFSYNGTVWSQKGADIDGEAADDHSSRVSLSADGNTLAVGAPYNDNTGNGSGNVRVFSFDGANWVQLGATIPSETANDQSGGAVSMSADGTRVAIGSIDHRSQGINTGQVRVFGWNGNAWVKLGSNINGEAMEDQFGYSVKLSADGNTFVAGALYADPVSNGNGEISVYEFNGTEWIAKGDDIPGEQTNGNFGLSVDISADGNTIISAESEFKSNSGDRIGRARVFSWNGTSWVQKGSSIDGMGDFDKIGIRVAINNPGNIIAIKGLLGPGGATTLDGNTRIFKFNGTDWVQFGQTIYGQVGDNSGFGLEFSNTGDTISIGFPQSDANGQDSGQVRVYKFDQPLSVIETNQEFGMLYPNPTTGNFTIDLGKEHANVTVQIYNILGQQISSEKYASAKIISKEITGSIGVYFVRISTVNEGSKTLRIIKE, encoded by the coding sequence ATGAAACGACTTTTATTTTTTTCAGTATTAAGCATTTTTTGTTTTACTGCTTCTGCGCAAAATTGGGTGCAATTGGGTAACGATATAAATGGTAAAGCCCCCGGTGATGACTTTGGTCGCTGGGCTTCCCTTAGTGCCGATGGCAATACAGTCGCTGGGGGAGCGCAATATAATGACGACGCAGGAAACGACGCAGGCCAGGTTCGAGTGTTTAGCTACAATGGCACCGTTTGGTCTCAAAAAGGAGCAGACATTGATGGTGAAGCTGCAGATGACCACAGTAGCAGGGTCAGTCTGAGCGCAGACGGCAATACCCTTGCTGTTGGCGCCCCATATAACGATAATACGGGAAATGGTTCTGGAAATGTGAGAGTTTTTTCTTTTGATGGTGCAAACTGGGTCCAGCTCGGGGCAACTATTCCAAGTGAAACCGCAAATGATCAAAGTGGTGGAGCGGTGAGCATGAGTGCAGATGGCACCAGAGTGGCAATTGGATCAATTGATCATCGTTCCCAAGGTATAAACACAGGACAGGTGCGGGTTTTTGGCTGGAACGGAAATGCGTGGGTAAAACTAGGTTCAAACATAAATGGGGAGGCAATGGAAGATCAATTTGGATATTCCGTAAAATTAAGCGCAGATGGAAACACATTTGTTGCAGGTGCCCTATATGCTGATCCTGTAAGCAATGGTAATGGAGAAATTAGCGTCTACGAATTTAATGGGACCGAATGGATTGCAAAAGGAGATGATATTCCAGGCGAGCAAACCAATGGTAATTTTGGTTTATCTGTGGATATTAGCGCAGATGGCAACACAATAATTTCCGCAGAAAGTGAATTTAAAAGTAACAGTGGAGATCGGATAGGAAGAGCCAGAGTTTTTTCTTGGAATGGTACTTCGTGGGTTCAAAAGGGGTCCAGCATTGATGGCATGGGAGATTTTGATAAAATTGGGATAAGAGTTGCCATAAACAACCCTGGAAATATTATTGCCATAAAAGGTTTATTAGGCCCCGGAGGCGCTACCACGCTGGATGGGAATACCCGAATTTTTAAATTTAATGGAACAGATTGGGTGCAATTTGGCCAAACCATTTACGGACAAGTTGGAGACAATAGTGGCTTTGGTCTAGAATTCAGCAATACTGGAGATACAATAAGCATTGGATTCCCTCAGAGTGATGCCAACGGTCAAGATTCTGGACAGGTGAGGGTGTATAAATTTGACCAACCATTGAGTGTTATTGAAACTAATCAGGAATTCGGCATGCTTTACCCAAATCCCACCACTGGCAATTTCACGATTGATTTAGGCAAAGAACATGCAAATGTAACAGTACAGATTTACAATATACTCGGGCAACAAATCTCTTCAGAAAAATACGCTTCTGCAAAAATAATATCAAAAGAAATCACAGGTTCCATAGGAGTTTATTTTGTAAGAATAAGCACTGTCAATGAAGGATCGAAGACCTTAAGAATTATAAAAGAATAG